From one uncultured Fibrobacter sp. genomic stretch:
- a CDS encoding DegT/DnrJ/EryC1/StrS family aminotransferase has product MIAFVNIQAQRDAYREELEKAEKAVLDSGIYIGGPEVTALEAELSAYTGTNAVTCASGTDALTIALSALGVQPGDEVVVPDFTFIAPAECVARLGATPIFADIDPHTLQISPESVESLVGPLTRGIIAVNLFGQCAPYAELRQIAKSHGLWLLEDSAQAFGATQCGKQACTFGDMAITSFYPSKPLGCYGDGGAIFTANKELAQKARMLANHGSEERYLHKAAGMNSRLDALQAAVLRVKLAHLNAELKARKAIAERYNAFFANIEGLTPQQIADGNTSTYAQYTLLVDNRKDFVAALDKAGIPYCIHYPMPLHRQPCFAELAARYAENAADKASQKAVSLPMCAFTPIDEIIERLEKVF; this is encoded by the coding sequence ATGATTGCTTTCGTGAACATCCAGGCCCAAAGAGACGCTTACCGAGAAGAGCTCGAGAAAGCCGAGAAAGCAGTCCTCGACAGCGGAATATATATAGGTGGGCCAGAAGTAACCGCACTGGAAGCAGAACTTTCCGCCTACACCGGGACAAACGCCGTCACCTGCGCCAGCGGGACCGACGCACTCACCATCGCCCTATCGGCCCTCGGCGTCCAACCGGGGGACGAGGTCGTCGTTCCGGATTTCACCTTTATCGCCCCGGCAGAATGTGTCGCGAGGCTCGGTGCCACCCCCATTTTTGCCGACATCGACCCGCACACCCTCCAGATTTCTCCCGAAAGCGTCGAATCCCTGGTCGGCCCGCTGACGCGCGGAATCATCGCGGTCAACCTCTTCGGCCAGTGCGCCCCATACGCAGAACTCCGCCAAATCGCCAAAAGCCACGGGCTCTGGCTCCTCGAAGATTCCGCGCAAGCCTTCGGGGCCACGCAATGCGGAAAACAGGCATGCACCTTCGGGGACATGGCCATCACCAGTTTTTACCCGAGCAAGCCCCTCGGCTGCTATGGCGACGGCGGGGCCATTTTCACCGCAAACAAGGAACTCGCCCAAAAAGCGCGCATGCTCGCAAACCACGGCAGCGAGGAACGCTACCTCCACAAAGCCGCCGGCATGAACAGCAGGCTCGACGCCTTGCAGGCCGCCGTCCTCCGCGTCAAGCTCGCCCACCTGAATGCAGAACTCAAGGCACGCAAGGCCATCGCCGAACGCTACAACGCCTTCTTCGCCAACATCGAAGGGCTCACCCCGCAGCAAATCGCCGATGGCAACACGAGCACCTACGCCCAATACACGTTGCTTGTAGACAACCGAAAAGATTTTGTCGCGGCATTGGACAAGGCGGGCATCCCCTACTGCATCCACTACCCCATGCCACTGCACAGGCAGCCTTGCTTTGCAGAACTTGCCGCACGTTATGCAGAAAACGCCGCCGACAAGGCCAGCCAAAAGGCGGTCAGCCTCCCCATGTGCGCTTTCACGCCCATAGACGAAATTATCGAAAGGCTCGAAAAAGTTTTCTAG
- a CDS encoding U32 family peptidase codes for MKRPELLLPVGTRDMLEAAIQNGADAVYYGVPHWNARGRTEDFSFEDVEEMIRYARVRGVRTFLAMNILVFEREIRDLPEFLEKLIALKPDAFIIQDIGLARLIKAIAPDQEIHASTQMTLASAEAVNFASQLGFNRAVLARELSLKQIASIKEATPLELEVFVHGALCVSYSGQCLTSENFGGRSANRGQCAQSCRLPYRIFVDGKEYRDTNAQYLFSPHDLCALPRLNDLEEIGIDSLKVEGRLKSPEYVAAVAKAYKKSLDTHDKLPATDMEPLEVLFSRGLSTGWLDGVDHQALVDGTFSNHHGEYLGEVSRIERDSITVSTPDGGVTALPRQGDGILFENPKNGLSLGSRLYGVIERNGKLMLQFGRNFELRKVAPGMKAYRNDSPALEKELQHTFADREKSRRIPVDIVLSGKIGEPLRLTMFDDADHKISVESDIAVEASRDTAESANGKKRDFRELAEKELSALGSTAYAPHSLDIRVPANAFVPGKVLRGLRQKATAAMDDSRMSMAASAPDAARGRALLAHASTHKQAQNAHTPATISVLVRRPNQIEALRGLDIDSAIMDFDWGVKYDEPLEQIRELGLKAGMATLRIHKPGENHYLKNILRLAPDFALVRSLGALAILRGSGIPLHGDYSLNAANSLSYEWLLDQGLQTLHPSWDLNSTQLFDLLGNIDAGRLELALHQYMPAFHSEYCAFARALTDGRRFPECGKICTQHKVEILDHKGEKHFLQSDAECRNTLFVGKPQSALKLFPRLTAAGVNHFRIELLDESPEIARRKIQTYVAAIRGNISIDAAIAQAGVEEKYGLSEGQLFNESVWVDRKKATDPKNKPV; via the coding sequence GTGAAGAGACCGGAATTACTGTTGCCCGTGGGTACGCGGGATATGCTAGAAGCCGCCATCCAGAACGGGGCCGATGCAGTCTACTACGGCGTCCCCCACTGGAACGCCCGTGGACGCACAGAAGATTTTTCATTCGAAGACGTCGAAGAAATGATCCGTTATGCGAGAGTGCGCGGAGTGCGCACGTTCCTCGCCATGAACATTCTCGTATTCGAGCGCGAAATCCGCGACCTGCCCGAATTCCTTGAAAAACTCATCGCACTGAAGCCGGACGCATTCATTATCCAGGACATCGGTCTTGCACGGCTCATAAAGGCCATCGCGCCAGACCAGGAAATCCATGCGAGCACGCAGATGACGCTCGCCAGCGCCGAAGCCGTCAATTTCGCATCGCAACTGGGCTTCAACCGCGCCGTGCTGGCCCGTGAACTCTCCCTAAAACAAATTGCCTCCATCAAGGAAGCGACACCGCTCGAACTCGAAGTCTTTGTACACGGGGCGCTCTGCGTGAGCTATTCGGGCCAGTGCCTCACCAGCGAGAACTTTGGCGGGCGCAGCGCGAACCGAGGCCAGTGCGCCCAAAGTTGCAGGCTCCCCTACCGCATTTTCGTAGACGGCAAGGAATACCGCGACACCAATGCGCAGTACCTTTTCAGCCCGCACGACCTCTGTGCATTGCCTAGACTTAACGACCTCGAAGAAATCGGCATCGATTCACTTAAAGTCGAGGGCCGCCTCAAGAGCCCCGAATACGTGGCCGCAGTCGCCAAGGCATACAAAAAATCCCTCGACACCCACGATAAACTCCCCGCTACAGACATGGAACCGCTCGAGGTCCTGTTCTCGCGCGGGCTTTCTACCGGCTGGCTCGACGGAGTCGACCACCAGGCACTCGTCGACGGGACATTCAGCAACCACCACGGCGAATACCTGGGCGAAGTTTCCCGCATAGAACGGGACAGCATCACCGTTTCCACGCCCGATGGAGGCGTCACGGCACTCCCCCGCCAAGGCGACGGCATCCTCTTCGAGAACCCGAAAAACGGATTGAGCCTGGGGAGCCGCCTGTACGGCGTGATAGAACGTAACGGCAAATTGATGTTGCAATTCGGCAGGAATTTCGAGCTGCGCAAAGTCGCCCCCGGCATGAAGGCATACCGCAACGACTCCCCCGCCCTCGAAAAAGAACTCCAGCACACATTCGCCGACCGCGAAAAAAGCAGGCGCATCCCTGTCGACATCGTCCTGAGCGGAAAAATCGGGGAACCGCTGCGCCTTACGATGTTCGACGACGCCGACCACAAGATTTCCGTCGAAAGCGATATCGCCGTGGAAGCCAGCCGCGATACGGCAGAGAGTGCGAACGGCAAAAAACGCGACTTCCGCGAGCTGGCCGAAAAAGAGCTTTCCGCCCTCGGCTCGACGGCATACGCGCCCCATTCGCTGGACATCCGCGTTCCGGCCAACGCCTTCGTTCCCGGGAAAGTGCTGCGCGGCCTTCGCCAAAAGGCGACGGCGGCCATGGACGACTCCCGGATGTCGATGGCCGCCAGCGCGCCGGATGCGGCGCGCGGCCGCGCCCTCCTGGCACACGCTTCCACCCACAAGCAAGCCCAAAACGCGCACACCCCGGCAACCATCTCCGTGCTCGTCCGCCGCCCCAACCAAATCGAAGCGCTACGCGGGCTCGACATCGACAGCGCCATCATGGATTTTGACTGGGGCGTCAAGTACGATGAGCCGCTGGAACAAATCCGCGAACTCGGGCTGAAAGCCGGAATGGCGACACTGCGCATCCACAAGCCCGGCGAAAACCATTACCTCAAGAATATCCTGCGCCTCGCCCCCGACTTTGCCCTAGTACGGAGCCTCGGAGCGCTCGCCATCTTGCGCGGGAGCGGCATCCCGCTGCACGGCGACTACAGCCTCAACGCGGCAAACAGCCTAAGCTACGAATGGCTGCTCGACCAAGGGCTGCAAACGCTCCACCCCTCCTGGGACCTGAACAGCACACAACTTTTCGACTTGCTCGGCAATATCGACGCTGGCCGCCTGGAACTGGCACTCCACCAGTACATGCCGGCATTCCACTCCGAATACTGTGCGTTCGCAAGGGCGCTCACCGACGGCCGCCGCTTCCCCGAATGTGGCAAAATCTGCACGCAACACAAAGTGGAAATTCTCGACCACAAAGGCGAAAAACACTTCTTGCAGAGCGACGCCGAATGCCGCAACACCTTGTTCGTAGGCAAACCGCAATCCGCACTCAAGTTGTTCCCGCGCCTCACTGCCGCGGGCGTGAACCATTTCAGGATTGAACTGCTCGACGAATCCCCCGAAATCGCGCGCCGCAAAATACAGACCTACGTCGCCGCCATCCGTGGCAACATAAGTATCGACGCCGCCATCGCACAAGCCGGAGTCGAGGAGAAATACGGCCTCAGCGAAGGCCAACTGTTCAACGAAAGTGTCTGGGTCGACAGGAAAAAAGCGACAGACCCGAAAAACAAGCCAGTCTAG
- the rpsT gene encoding 30S ribosomal protein S20 produces the protein MPQHKSCKKRLRQAEKANAMNRSVRSAIRSSLKVIRTAASKEEALKEMPNLFSMLDKAAAKSRAGFNANRAANYKAKAAKVVNALA, from the coding sequence GTGCCTCAACATAAATCTTGCAAAAAGCGTTTGCGTCAGGCCGAGAAGGCCAATGCCATGAACCGTTCCGTTCGTTCCGCCATCCGTTCGAGCCTCAAGGTCATCCGTACGGCTGCTTCCAAGGAAGAAGCCCTCAAGGAAATGCCGAACCTGTTCAGCATGCTGGACAAGGCTGCTGCCAAGAGCCGTGCAGGTTTCAACGCCAATCGCGCTGCGAACTACAAGGCCAAGGCCGCCAAGGTCGTCAACGCCCTTGCTTAA
- a CDS encoding acyl-CoA thioesterase, translating to MQKTDEKMHDAADMQPKPVKDSVVVTRDIVHPSDVNAHGIVFGGYMMSLLDKAACIAAFTHAGKKVTTVAMDGIRFFKPAKVGTILTIRASVNRVFNSSMEIGLKVMGLDQLSSEGEQLICRAYMTFVAVDAEGHALAVAPVVPETPDEIRRYNEALVRREARIALSKSLTAR from the coding sequence ATGCAGAAAACAGACGAAAAAATGCACGATGCTGCGGATATGCAACCGAAACCTGTGAAGGATTCGGTTGTTGTCACCCGCGATATAGTCCACCCTTCCGACGTGAATGCACACGGAATCGTGTTTGGCGGTTACATGATGTCGCTTTTGGACAAGGCGGCGTGCATTGCCGCGTTTACCCATGCGGGCAAGAAGGTGACCACGGTCGCGATGGACGGCATCCGCTTTTTCAAACCGGCCAAGGTGGGAACAATCCTCACGATTCGCGCGTCCGTGAATCGCGTGTTCAATTCGTCCATGGAAATTGGTTTGAAGGTGATGGGGCTTGATCAACTCTCGTCGGAAGGCGAGCAGCTTATTTGCCGAGCCTACATGACCTTTGTCGCTGTCGATGCAGAGGGCCACGCCCTCGCTGTGGCTCCGGTTGTACCTGAAACGCCCGACGAAATTCGCCGTTACAACGAAGCTCTTGTCCGCCGCGAGGCGAGAATCGCCTTGAGCAAGTCGCTCACGGCGCGCTAG